A window of the Candidatus Nitrosotalea okcheonensis genome harbors these coding sequences:
- a CDS encoding aldo/keto reductase, with product MKDRLVLGTANFGSAVPETEALEIIDYALSQGIKAIDTANSYGSEEIVGKALKGRRDNVILSTKVGNPAPMGSGLSRRHMEEAIEDSLRRLQTNYVDVYYAHNWDKMVPLEETLKTFDKMIFEGKILSVGCSNFSAEQLEESLDISKKNHITRFGTIQSVYNLIERGAENVLFPLAKKEGIKIATYSPLAGGILTGKYSEGVREGMRAAQFSGANPREAGFIPKITPENIKMGKKVAKIAQKFSITPSQLAIGWVLSNPLVDSVIIGVRSLEQLKEILYSNTPKEALVLI from the coding sequence ATGAAGGATAGACTTGTTCTTGGTACTGCGAACTTCGGCTCCGCTGTTCCTGAGACAGAGGCTCTGGAAATAATAGATTATGCTCTCTCCCAAGGTATCAAAGCGATAGATACCGCAAACTCCTACGGATCAGAGGAGATTGTAGGGAAAGCGTTGAAAGGAAGGAGAGACAATGTGATTCTTTCTACCAAAGTCGGCAACCCGGCACCAATGGGTTCCGGTCTCTCGCGTAGACATATGGAGGAGGCAATAGAAGATTCCCTGAGACGGTTACAGACGAACTATGTGGACGTGTACTATGCCCATAATTGGGACAAGATGGTCCCATTGGAAGAGACGCTCAAAACCTTCGACAAAATGATATTTGAGGGAAAGATATTGTCAGTTGGTTGTTCAAACTTCTCCGCAGAACAATTGGAAGAGTCGCTTGACATATCAAAGAAAAATCACATCACTCGATTCGGGACAATCCAGTCCGTCTATAATTTAATAGAACGTGGTGCAGAGAATGTTCTGTTTCCTTTGGCGAAGAAAGAAGGAATCAAGATTGCAACATATAGCCCCCTTGCAGGTGGAATCCTAACGGGCAAGTATTCCGAGGGAGTGAGAGAAGGAATGCGTGCGGCACAATTTTCTGGTGCTAATCCTCGTGAAGCAGGATTCATCCCCAAAATAACACCAGAGAATATAAAAATGGGAAAGAAAGTAGCAAAAATAGCCCAGAAGTTTAGCATCACTCCATCACAATTAGCTATAGGATGGGTACTTTCCAATCCTCTCGTCGATTCGGTCATAATCGGCGTCCGCAGTCTTGAGCAATTAAAAGAAATACTTTACTCAAATACTCCAAAAGAGGCATTAGTATTGATATGA
- a CDS encoding NAD-dependent epimerase/dehydratase family protein: MKVVIVGGAGFLGSYLVNELKYDHDVLVFDRVANPDVESHVGDYMNIENCLESLKGGGGDAVIHVAAISSPAYDPPELVFKSNVTGTFNVHEAARKLGIKKVISTSSEAAYGFFFGEKEFLPNYLPIDENHPLRPQDPYGLSKKVNEEIAQSFSDKGIMSTSVIRPPWIVKPEDYTGHKGFIAGRGFPLDKFNTFAYVDVRDLTKAFRLLLETDIPRYEIYNVCADDSTSNMPLSELLPKINPTLEDMAQSIKGNKSGLSNEKIKKLGWIPKFARR; the protein is encoded by the coding sequence ATGAAAGTTGTTATAGTGGGCGGAGCCGGATTTCTCGGCTCGTACCTTGTCAATGAATTGAAATACGACCATGACGTGTTGGTGTTCGACAGAGTAGCGAATCCTGACGTTGAATCACATGTTGGAGATTATATGAATATTGAGAACTGTCTTGAATCTTTGAAGGGGGGGGGGGGGGATGCAGTGATTCATGTCGCGGCGATTTCCTCTCCCGCCTACGATCCTCCCGAGCTTGTGTTCAAATCCAACGTAACGGGAACGTTCAATGTCCACGAAGCAGCAAGAAAATTAGGCATTAAAAAAGTTATCTCGACTAGCAGCGAAGCGGCATATGGCTTCTTCTTCGGAGAGAAAGAATTCCTGCCGAACTATCTTCCCATAGACGAGAATCATCCTCTGCGCCCCCAAGACCCCTACGGACTTTCCAAGAAGGTTAACGAGGAGATAGCACAGAGCTTCTCGGATAAGGGCATCATGAGCACGTCAGTCATTCGTCCGCCATGGATAGTCAAGCCGGAGGATTACACGGGTCACAAGGGATTCATTGCGGGGAGGGGATTCCCTCTCGATAAGTTCAACACTTTCGCGTATGTGGATGTACGGGATTTGACAAAAGCATTTAGATTGCTTTTAGAGACAGACATTCCTAGGTATGAAATCTACAACGTATGTGCAGATGACAGCACCTCTAACATGCCACTCAGCGAACTTCTCCCGAAGATAAACCCTACACTTGAAGACATGGCTCAATCCATAAAGGGCAATAAGTCTGGACTTTCTAATGAGAAGATAAAGAAGCTAGGTTGGATTCCCAAATTCGCACGCCGATAA